From a single Gadus morhua chromosome 3, gadMor3.0, whole genome shotgun sequence genomic region:
- the ccdc40 gene encoding LOW QUALITY PROTEIN: coiled-coil domain-containing protein 40 (The sequence of the model RefSeq protein was modified relative to this genomic sequence to represent the inferred CDS: deleted 1 base in 1 codon), with amino-acid sequence MMENPGSEGEGEEMEQAIGQDPSNVPVETDALGDSSDGEQTEPGPDERPGRPEDAVPPLSEPDDVDEDQTTPWFPTAEGSREEEEDEEEEKIILDPDHPLVRGFQNALKNQLTRKLQRLELDLKDKNAQLKAEAKGVQELGEKVYQVQAALARRQSQLEDHHRTSAQMASDRREAQEKLEVVKKQYSRTTSEVAQERSQVSTLRTEKENLLRRLFYMQEVNTELGADIEAMRNATRKAQAEKSQAELYKVQDLYVDRLTKDLERVTEEAAVYEAQGAAQKRETQAVSETLSEVQLETDSLAMEKRQLLQQWDSSLVGMRRRDEAFSAMQDPGAAAVPALEGELDAYRRSIVREQEKNEALTLQLKRAQLDALNSTKLIAKSRARQEALQAEYSTYARTLTEDGAPPCLLGEQRAELTGLGRGLEKESGVRLELEERVVTQMQKGLIHDKDAKYSKHLAGKMATLKKERMSQLWKLEAEVAAAGLASSEASHRLDALAVERASLEAVVSKQTRVLATSQAKVTSCMTVIERNQATVNGYNSKIQKITASTGSAELTPLQMQAQALGGQLEELEASIKKEQHRWSVQQGVLVALTQERQANGEKTRKLLTQHTILQQRKLRTQSELQAERREQAELAKGMSSMRGDMLKLSSLISKNDQQQQALEQDNSLMEAEFTQKLKEAERESVDMLMRLEKSQEEKEKLINSLVEAERQVMLWERKSQLARETRAALDCDAGQGDIRAMKAEIHRMEVRYGQLQKQQERLLRESEATVERRETLLLQAERGAGGARDGKQTTTVSQMHRTNQGLRRKILDTNKKASENEEVIKEMQESQVRLGLGISEKKQELSELRGTHADMTSDIHNLQDTKERNLSQLVSLQGRAKLLQAVRDGRYTPLSTPEAVDEALRRQWERVHAVSAILHRVCQESPQNQGALRALTRSLAARVQASSPGPDTA; translated from the exons ATGATGGAGAATCCAGGCAgcgagggggaaggagaggagatggagcaggcTATTGGCCAGGACCCCAGCAACGTACCAGTTGAAACG GATGCATTAGGTGATAGTTCCGATGGAGAACAGACTGAACCTGGGCCAGACGAGAGGCCTGGCAGGCCTGAGGATGCAGTACCCCCCCTCTCAG AGCCAGACGATGTTGATGAAGATCAAACGACCCCTTGGTTCCCCACAGCagaggggagcagggaggaagaggaggacgaggaagaagaAAAGATCATTCTTGACCCCGACCAT CCTCTGGTCAGAGGGTTCCAGAACGCTCTGAAGAACCAGCTCACCAGGAAGCTGCAGAGACTCGAACTGGACCTGAAGGATAAG aaCGCCCAGCTGAAGGCGGAGGCCAAGGGGGTGCAGGAGCTGGGGGAGAAGGTGTACCAGGTGCAGGCGGCGCTGGCCCGGCGCCAGTCCCAGCTGGAGGACCACCACCGGACCTCCGCCCAGATGGCCTCCGACCGCCGGGAGGCCCAGGAGAAGCTGGAGGTGGTCAAGAAGCAGTACAGCCGCACCACCAGCGAGGTGGCCCAGGAGAGGAGCCAGG tCTCCACGCTGCGGACGGAGAAGGAGAACCTCTTGCGTCGCCTCTTC TACATGCAGGAGGTGAACACCGAGCTGGGTGCTGACATCGAGGCCATGAGGAACGCCACGCGCAAGGCGCAGGCCGAGAAGAGCCAGGCGGAGCTGTACAAAGTACAA GACCTGTACGTGGACCGTCTGACCAAAGACCTGGAGAGGGTGACGGAGGAGGCGGCCGTGTACGAAGCCCAGGGCGCTGCCCAGAAACGGGAGACGCAGGCGGTCAGCGAGACCCTGTCTGAG gtcCAGCTGGAGACGGATTCCCTGGCCATGGAGAAGAGACAGCTGCTGCAGCAGTGGGACAGCAGCCTGGTGGGCATGCGCAGACGGGACGAGGCCTTCAGCGCCATGCAGGAC CCTGGGGCAGCAGCAGTCCCGGCCCTGGAGGGGGAGTTGGACGCGTACCGCCGGTCGATCGTCCGGGAGCAGGAGAAGAACGAGGCGCTCACCCTGCAGCTGAAGAGGGCCCAGTTGGACGCCCTCAACTCCACCAAGCTGATTGCCAAGAGCCGGGCCCGGCAGGAGGCGCTGCAGGCCGAGTACAGCACCTACGCCCGCACGCTGACGGAGGACGGAGCGCCGCCATGC CTGCTGGGCGAGCAGCGGGCGGAGCTTACCGGCCTGGGGCGGGgcctggagaaggagagcggCGTGCgtctggagctggaggagcgcGTCGTGACCCAGATGCAGAAGGGGCTCATCCACGACAAGGACGCCAAGTACAGCAAGCATCTGGCCGGCAAGATGGCCACGCTCAAGAAGGAGCGG ATGAGCCAGCTGTGGaagctggaggcggaggtggcggcggcggggctgGCGAGCAGCGAGGCCAGCCACCGGCTGGACGCCCTGGCGGTGGAGCGGGCCTCCCTGGAGGCGGTGGTCTCCAAGCAGACCCGCGTCCTGGCCACCAGCCAGGCCAAGGTCACCAGCTGCATGACCGTCATCGAACGCAACCAGGCCACCGTCAACGGCTACAACAGCAAGATCCAGAAGATCACCGCCAGCaccggg agcGCGGAGCTGACTCCTCTTCAGATGCAGGCCCAGGCCCTGGGCgggcagctggaggagctggaggcgtcCATCAAGAAGGAGCAGCATCGCTGGAGcgtccagcagggggtgctggtggCTCTCACCCAGGAGCGGCAGGCCAACGGCGAGAAGACCCGCAAGCTGCTCACCCAGCACACCATCCTGCAGCAGAGGAAGCTACGCACCCAGA GTGAGCTGCAGGCGGAGCGGCGCGAGCAGGCAGAGCTGGCTAAGGGCATGTCCTCGATGAGGGGGGACATGCTGAAGCTCAGCTCCCTGATCAGCAAGAacgaccagcagcagcaggccctgGAGCAGGACAACAGCCTGATGGAGGCCGAGTTCACCCAGAAGCTCAAG gaggcagagagggagtcagTGGACATGCTGATGAGGCTGGAGAAGagccaggaggagaaggagaagctgaTCAACAGCCTGGTTGAGGCAGA GCGGCAGGTCATGCTGTGGGAGAGGAAGAGCCAGCTGGCCAGGGAGACGCGCGCCGCCCTGGACTGTGACGCGGGCCAGGGGGACATCAGGGCCATGAAGGCCGAGATCCACCGCATGGAG GTGCGCTACGGCCAGCTGCAGAAGCAGCAGGAGCGTCTGCTGCGGGAGAGCGAGGCCACGGTGGAGCGGCGGGAGACCCTGCTGCTGCAGGCggagcggggggccgggggggcccgcGATGGCAAGCAGACCACCACCGTCAGCCAGATGCACCGCACCAACCAGGGCCTGCGCCGCAAGATCCTGGACACCAACAAG aaAGCGTCAGAAAACGAGGAGGTGATCAAGGAGATGCAGGAGAGCCAGGTGCGTCTCGGCCTCGGCATATCAGAGAAGAAGCAGGAGCTGTCGGAGCTACGAGGAACCCACGCCGACATGACCTCGGACATCCACAACCTCCAGGACAccaaggagagg aACCTGTCCCAGCTGGTCTCGCTCCAGGGCCGGGCCAAGCTGCTGCAGGCGGTGCGCGACGGCCGCTACACGCCGCTGTCCACGCCCGAGGCCGTGGACGAGGCGCTGCGGCGGCAGTGGGAGCGCGTGCACGCCGTCAGCGCCATCCTGCACCGGGTCTGCCAGGAGTCCCCCCAGAACCAGGGGGCGCTGCGGGCCCTGACCCGCTCCCTGGCCGCCCGCGTACAGGCCTCCTCCCCGGGGCCCGACACGGCCTGA